gtgtgtgtgtgtgtgtgtgtgtgtgtgtgtgtgtgtgtgtgtgtgtgtctgtatgtggtgtgtgtgtgtgtgtgtgtgtgtgtgtgtgtgtgtgtgtgtgtgtgtgtgccttcctgtttttttcatcatacttagaGAGTCAAAACAGACAACCTCTTTCTGGACACATCACGTCTCCAGTGATTTGTTCTTCCCAAATACTTCATACAACTCTACGGTTATGTCCGGATTTCTCTTGCATGAAGTTACACCGTGAGTGACAGTCATAGGGAAGCTGTGTTATCGTAACCTGACAAAGAGGAATTAAGTCTCTTTGAGGAACTTGTCACTTCACACTAATCcagtatttccctgctactgattgtagcttagccttgaagctacagaaaTCCTATAAACAGGATCTGAGTAAACTTAATCAAAGTAATGCATGAACACAATCGTGCTCTTGCAAACTCCAGGTAATTGTATACAAAATGTGAAAATCTGTATAGagaaaaatactcactccaggaCAAACCGGAAGTCTATTGAGAGCAGCAAATACGTCGCATGTCGGACCTCACTTAACTGCatcagtatgacccttgtgtatgaccTCACTTAACTGCatcagtatgacccttgtgtatgaccTCACTTAACTGCatcagtatgacccttgtgtatgaccaCGTCCAAACTAATCTGATCAGATGTCAGTTGCCAAGAAATTCCAGATACGATTTGGCATTTAAAAGAGTTTTTGTCCAATACCTCTGCTTCTCTTAATTTACAAGAAACGATTTAGAAACAAGACTTCATTTACACCCACCATCAACATGACACTTTTAACATACAGGAAGTTCATCAATTCCTTGAAAAAATATTTTcgtaaaatcattgatatatgtatTCTGAAGAACAATTAAATGGGGTCTTAAGTGAAGTCGAACACTACGCAAGAAGTTGTCATAATTCTAAACGTTTGAAGCTGAATAATGGCAGACGGTATGAATCTTAAACAgagttttctattctttttttttttttttttagaaatctcTATGTGTTTAGCTGCCGTAGGTACGAAAGAAGTAATCACAATAGATTTGTGCTCGCAGCAGATATGGTTAATGGTGAGGTAAAAAAGTAACATCATTATGTGAGATCACCATAAAGTTACAAACTCGTAACTGCATACTTTTGCATATGGTAAAAGTATTAATACGAATGTCTATTGTAAGACCTGAGCGATACTCCTCACTTACAACAGTAGTGAGCAAGGTCGATCTTCAGGTTCACAGTTGCCATTTTCGTCAAATAAACCAAAACATTTTAATGAATCTTCATCTTGCCTGCATCGTGCCTACCATACGGGTGGACGAATCTAAAATAATTAATATACAGGCTCATCCTAAACCATGAGACTCGTATTGCCATATACATGGTCGGGGGTAGCACTACTTACACATGAAAGATTATCATGAAACATCAAGATTGTAGCGGCTCCACTTGTGGACAAGGTCGAAACTTCATTATAAAGCCTCAAGTTCCATTAGGACATAACAGGCACTCATATGTTTTCCTGACACTGAAAAGTGGTTCCTAGCCTCATTGCAATGAGACTGGTGTCACCACAGCTCTACCCTTAGATGTGTTCGTATGCTTATCTTTACATGATAAAAATACAAATTGACTACTTACTTTTGTCAGGTAAGACGTGGGTTGTTCGTGGTTGTTTGTTGGATTGCTGAGGTCATGACACAAGAAGATAATGTGGGGAGGAAACTTCCGCAGTTCTTTTGGCCCGGTGAAGGCAGTGCCTACTATAATTTTTCATTTACATACCCAAACTGTTTAtgaaattttcttgtatttttacaCTATCTTTGCGATTGGAAAACATGTTACACTCATAAATGTCTCAGTTCCCAagatgtgtttttttcttttcatccagtCCCTTAGTTTAAACAAATTTTGTAAGTTCTGTTTTGACTACTAAAATTTGGTCAtcttatgtgttttttttttttaattaattccttCATTGATTTGACCATTTCGATCACGCCACTCTTGAGTATACAACTCTCAAGAGAATGTAGATTTTTCTTAACGTGTCTTCACAAGAATTATTAAATAATTTGACTTTTGAAACTTTCAAGAAACTTCTTATTCATTGTTTAGTGCAGGTGAACACCACTAAACAATATCTGGGTGAAATCTCACTGGTTAAATAGATCAGAAGGATAACTCCCAGTACCAGTCATGAGCACTTCCACATGTGAAACCAAGTTCTTAATTTCTTTTGTACTGCTCATTAACACACTATTATCTTGGTCTGAATTCCTTACAAGCCATTGCTACTACTTCCTTTTTTTACACATTTCCAATTAATTTCTAGTCATTCGAGATCATACTCTTATTTCTGTCAGTCCTCTACACactcatttctttacatttctccacacacacacacacatatacattaaacaTACATAACTTATTCTCAAATATGTACCGTCACATACATCCAACTTGATCTTACATACATAAAAAAGAGAAAGTTCTCATATATTAGAGATCGTACTGACCCTTCCGGCCATAACACCTCATCTCAAGTACGCAGTGAAGCTCTGATTACCTTTATAGGTAGAACATGGGCTTGCATCTGCCCAAAAAATATGCAACAAGATTGATATCAGGACAAGAAACAAACAGTATGAGGAAATATGAAGAAACATAATCTCTTGATTACAACGATACAATCATCTGTACACGACGCTGTGGAGACCTTGAACCTAGAAGTTTATAAGTATAAATGAGTCTTTCCTCATGGTttatggtcgtaccttcgtgttataTGGTCTTCCTGTCGTGCACAAGATTAGACAGTATCTAAAACAACCAATGTTTTCAAGAAGTTTAACACCAGTTTTGATATCGATATAAAGATACAGTACTCAAAATAGACTAATGTCAAGTTTATAGAGTACAAAGTGTTTCACaacattcattaaaatctggaatAGGAATTCTTTAATGTTCCAATAAAAGAGTTTTTTTCTGGTGTTTtatgtatttgaatatatatgtagGACCAGGTTGTTTCAAGCAGGTAACTTGCAACAGAGAAACCTGACGTCGTTGAGAGCTGTGTCGTCATTAAATGTTCCTTGATTCTCCTGAACGCGGGTCATGATACCGCAGATCGCTGTACCTTTCCAGCAGCGGGAAGGCCCGAGCCAACGGCCCCATTTGTTGCCCGAGGCTTCTATGTAGTTTGGGTCATTGGTGCAGTACATGCGAAGAGCGTTGGCTGCCGTGTTGTCTTCAAAGGATCCTGCATCAGTGTGACTCTGCAAAGGCCAAACGGAAAGGTTCAAGAAGAGTTATGAGAAAACCAGACAAAAAATGAGCTAGACACTCCATCACGATGGAGAGGTAACTGTAGTAGAGGAGTTAAAGTCTGTCAATGAGTCCAAAGAAGCAGGCGATCATTCAAGAACGTATACATTTGTCCTTCCTGTCGAACGGCTGCACTTTTTTTTGCACATCCTCGATGATTACAGCAAGTGGATGTGTGATACTTTAAGTCTATGCTGTACAGTTGTTGAAGCTCATGTGAAAGGAGCAAAAATCATAGAGAATACGGTAATAAAAACAAATGTTGCAGGCGAAATTAACTTCTAAAGTGCGTATGTGCTACAGCGGCTCACGTAAATTATGTGAAAGATGTAAAAAGTGTATCCTGTATCCACTACTGAAGAAGTACAGTTGCAGATACTTCAACGGATGAAACAGCATTTACCTATAGGTCACAGGGGATACAACAGTTAGATTTGCAATGATTTCGTGACAGCTGGAATAGCAACCACGTAAACATTGGATTAATTGTTACCTTGAGATCGTAACCATTGAGATAACCAGAAAGACAATGGTGGGAGCCCGTCCAGGATCCTCTGCTCATAGAAGAGGAGGTGACTTCACCAACATGGGACCCAGCAGGAGTACGGCAGAACAGCTTGATGGCATTCACGCTAGTGTCGTCATCCATGAATCCATGCTCACGCTCTACCTGATGAAGGGAAGATAACCAGAGGGACAAAGTATTCGGGGGTCCTTTGGACCAGCCGATTGTCTTACTACAACTAG
The DNA window shown above is from Panulirus ornatus isolate Po-2019 chromosome 25, ASM3632096v1, whole genome shotgun sequence and carries:
- the LOC139757147 gene encoding vitelline membrane outer layer protein 1-like — protein: MFFLSSWMTLTLAAITSGQVHNPDDYIHSLGATTWGFWGQTDTCPEGSYAYGFEIRVEREHGFMDDDTSVNAIKLFCRTPAGSHVGEVTSSSMSRGSWTGSHHCLSGYLNGYDLKSHTDAGSFEDNTAANALRMYCTNDPNYIEASGNKWGRWLGPSRCWKGTAICGIMTRVQENQGTFNDDTALNDVRFLCCKLPA